Proteins encoded together in one Chelonoidis abingdonii isolate Lonesome George chromosome 1, CheloAbing_2.0, whole genome shotgun sequence window:
- the MRPL42 gene encoding large ribosomal subunit protein mL42 isoform X1: MAIALRRAVWSSTTWMHVATFSRQASIQNGAVHCARLKSTYSVLPEDYNCKVELALTSDGRTIVCYHPSVEIPYEHTQPIPRPDPVDNKEETHDQVLKSRLEVKELKNSKGPTFEELSKMFYTTKHRWYPVGQACDREALSALIFAVS; encoded by the exons ATGGCAATAGCATTGAGAAGAGCTGTGTGGTCCAGTACTACGTGGATGCATGTAGCAACATTCAGTAGGCAGGCCTCAATACAGA ATGGAGCAGTGCATTGTGCTCGCCTTAAATCTACATATTCAGTCCTTCCAGAAGACTATAACTG TAAAGTGGAACTTGCCTTGACATCGGATGGAAGGACAATTGTCTGCTACCATCCTTCAGTTGAAATTCCGTATGAGCACACACAG CCCATACCTCGACCAGATCCAGTGGATAACAAAGAAGAAACACATGATCAAGTGCTGAAATCTAGATTGGAAGTGAAGGAGCTAAAGAATAGCAAAGGTCCTACATTTGAGGAGCTCAGCAAAATGTTTTATACAACAAAACATCGCTGGTACCCTGTGGGACA GGCCTGTGATAGGGAAGCATTGTCAGCTCTTATATTTGCAGTCTCTTAA
- the MRPL42 gene encoding large ribosomal subunit protein mL42 isoform X2, which yields MAIALRRAVWSSTTWMHVATFSRQASIQNGAVHCARLKSTYSVLPEDYNCKVELALTSDGRTIVCYHPSVEIPYEHTQPIPRPDPVDNKEETHDQVLKSRLEVKELKNSKGPTFEELSKMFYTTKHRWYPVGQYHRRRKKLNTPKDR from the exons ATGGCAATAGCATTGAGAAGAGCTGTGTGGTCCAGTACTACGTGGATGCATGTAGCAACATTCAGTAGGCAGGCCTCAATACAGA ATGGAGCAGTGCATTGTGCTCGCCTTAAATCTACATATTCAGTCCTTCCAGAAGACTATAACTG TAAAGTGGAACTTGCCTTGACATCGGATGGAAGGACAATTGTCTGCTACCATCCTTCAGTTGAAATTCCGTATGAGCACACACAG CCCATACCTCGACCAGATCCAGTGGATAACAAAGAAGAAACACATGATCAAGTGCTGAAATCTAGATTGGAAGTGAAGGAGCTAAAGAATAGCAAAGGTCCTACATTTGAGGAGCTCAGCAAAATGTTTTATACAACAAAACATCGCTGGTACCCTGTGGGACA GTATCACAGAAGACGCAAGAAACTCAATACTCCTAAAGACAGATGA